Proteins encoded together in one Sceloporus undulatus isolate JIND9_A2432 ecotype Alabama chromosome 4, SceUnd_v1.1, whole genome shotgun sequence window:
- the RPP40 gene encoding ribonuclease P protein subunit p40 isoform X1: MFVPLRWLRESPRHLLVCERSHVTHERSRHAAHVRGHVFNCQVSLLIPECGIVPEVLKNAVGDFGEYYLVKKLPLHELVTEEFINTFVKKGSCYALTYNTRIDQDNTAALLPTGKLIISVDKDTYEELGLQGCPSLYSSKKPVRYIITVDLTDSAFDPDSKKRNRVIWALKEKMPLEFDFLLAWHYTGSKELSLKSYFSKNEVKAYQPKITFSTLRNVQCPVLENNSLQGEPEAACSAQDFFQWLGAVFTHVGLENTSSNFLSTYSCPQPSTLVDQALLCTITGFILPEKIIHLLEQICCYFQEPKLAHWVTLTVHGFADSPVSWRESEHSFLRGGENLYNFVIFRSLDYWIQMAVGAYDDCP; encoded by the exons atGTTCGTGCCGCTGAGGTGGCTCCGCGAGTCTCCCCGCCACCTGCTGGTGTGCGAGAGGAGCCACGTGACGCACGAGCGCTCCCGCCACGCGGCGCACGTGCGAGGCCACGTCTTCAACTGCCAG GTATCCTTGTTGATCCCTGAATGTGGAATAGTTCCAGAAGTACTAAAAAACGCAGTTGGAGATTTTGGGGAATACTACCTGGTGAAGAAATTGCCACTTCATGAGTTAGTAACAGAGGAGTTTATTAATACCTTTGTGAAGAAAG GTTCATGTTATGCTCTTACATATAATACAAGGATTGACCAAGACAATACTGCTGCTCTGCTACCAACAG GCAAACTAATTATATCAGTAGACAAGGACACATATGAAGAACTTGGACTACAAGGCTGTCCTTCTCTTTATTCTTCTAAAAAACCAGTGAGATACA TTATTACTGTTGACCTAACTGATTCAGCCTTTGATCCTGATAGCAAGAAACGTAATAGAGTGATCTGGGCCTTGAAAGAAAAAATGCCGCTAGAGTTTGATTTCTTATTGGCTTGGCACTACACAG gttcaaaAGAATTAAGTTTGAAGTCATATTTCTCCAAAAACGAAGTGAAAGCCTATCAGCCAAAAATAACATTCAGCACATTAAGAAATGTGCAGTGTCCAGTACTGGAGAATAATAGCCTGCAAGGAGAGCCAGAAGCAGCATGCAGTGCGCAGGATTTTTTCCAGTGGCTTGGTGCCGTTTTCACTCATGTTGGTTT AGAAAACACATCCTCTAATTTCTTATCAACCTATTCATGTCCTCAGCCAAGCACACTGGTTGATCAAGCTTTGTTGTGTACAATAACTGGATTTATACTTCCAGAGAAGATAATTCACTTATTGGAACAAATATG TTGTTATTTTCAAGAACCAAAGCTGGCTCACTGGGTTACTCTTACTGTGCATGGCTTTGCTGACAGCCCTGTTTCCTGGAGAGAAAGTGAACATAGTTTCCTAAGGGGGGGAGAGAATTTATATAACTTTGTAATTTTTAGGAGCTTGGATTACTGGATTCAAATGGCAGTAGGAGCATATGATGATTGTCCTTAA
- the RPP40 gene encoding ribonuclease P protein subunit p40 isoform X2 — MFVPLRWLRESPRHLLVCERSHVTHERSRHAAHVRGHVFNCQVSLLIPECGIVPEVLKNAVGDFGEYYLVKKLPLHELVTEEFINTFVKKGSCYALTYNTRIDQDNTAALLPTVITVDLTDSAFDPDSKKRNRVIWALKEKMPLEFDFLLAWHYTGSKELSLKSYFSKNEVKAYQPKITFSTLRNVQCPVLENNSLQGEPEAACSAQDFFQWLGAVFTHVGLENTSSNFLSTYSCPQPSTLVDQALLCTITGFILPEKIIHLLEQICCYFQEPKLAHWVTLTVHGFADSPVSWRESEHSFLRGGENLYNFVIFRSLDYWIQMAVGAYDDCP; from the exons atGTTCGTGCCGCTGAGGTGGCTCCGCGAGTCTCCCCGCCACCTGCTGGTGTGCGAGAGGAGCCACGTGACGCACGAGCGCTCCCGCCACGCGGCGCACGTGCGAGGCCACGTCTTCAACTGCCAG GTATCCTTGTTGATCCCTGAATGTGGAATAGTTCCAGAAGTACTAAAAAACGCAGTTGGAGATTTTGGGGAATACTACCTGGTGAAGAAATTGCCACTTCATGAGTTAGTAACAGAGGAGTTTATTAATACCTTTGTGAAGAAAG GTTCATGTTATGCTCTTACATATAATACAAGGATTGACCAAGACAATACTGCTGCTCTGCTACCAACAG TTATTACTGTTGACCTAACTGATTCAGCCTTTGATCCTGATAGCAAGAAACGTAATAGAGTGATCTGGGCCTTGAAAGAAAAAATGCCGCTAGAGTTTGATTTCTTATTGGCTTGGCACTACACAG gttcaaaAGAATTAAGTTTGAAGTCATATTTCTCCAAAAACGAAGTGAAAGCCTATCAGCCAAAAATAACATTCAGCACATTAAGAAATGTGCAGTGTCCAGTACTGGAGAATAATAGCCTGCAAGGAGAGCCAGAAGCAGCATGCAGTGCGCAGGATTTTTTCCAGTGGCTTGGTGCCGTTTTCACTCATGTTGGTTT AGAAAACACATCCTCTAATTTCTTATCAACCTATTCATGTCCTCAGCCAAGCACACTGGTTGATCAAGCTTTGTTGTGTACAATAACTGGATTTATACTTCCAGAGAAGATAATTCACTTATTGGAACAAATATG TTGTTATTTTCAAGAACCAAAGCTGGCTCACTGGGTTACTCTTACTGTGCATGGCTTTGCTGACAGCCCTGTTTCCTGGAGAGAAAGTGAACATAGTTTCCTAAGGGGGGGAGAGAATTTATATAACTTTGTAATTTTTAGGAGCTTGGATTACTGGATTCAAATGGCAGTAGGAGCATATGATGATTGTCCTTAA